In a single window of the Panthera leo isolate Ple1 chromosome A1, P.leo_Ple1_pat1.1, whole genome shotgun sequence genome:
- the PRLR gene encoding prolactin receptor, with protein MKESVASTIFVSLLFLNTRLLNGQSPPGKPEILKCRSPEKETFTCWWKPGEDGGLPTNYTLTYHKEGETLTHECPDYITSGPNSCYFNKKHTSIWTMYIITINATNQMGSTSSDPRYVDVTYIVEPDPPVNLTLELKQPEDKKPYLWMKWFPPTLVDVRSGWLTLQYEIRLKPEKATEWETHFAGQQTQFKILSLYPGQKYLVQVRCKPDHGFWSEWSPESSIQIPNDVTMKDTIVWIFVAVLSAVICLIMVVAVALKGHSMVTCILPPVPGPKIKGFDTHLLEKGKSEELLSALGCQDFPPTSDCEDLLVEFLEVDDSEDQQLMPALSKEHPGQDRKPTPLDPDSDSGRGSCDSPSLLSKKCEEARANPSTFNTPEGIEKPENPQTNATRTWDPQSTSLEGKIPSFPANGSKSSTWPLPQPPSHPSPRSSYHNIADVCKLAMGPAGASATLLDKTDTHALRSSKNVETGGEKVAVEQRAVESFHSKTDQGTAWLLTLEKTSFISVKPLDYVEIHKVNRDGALSLLPKQKENGNQTDKPSTPETSKEYAKVSRVMDNNILVLVQDPQAQNLASFEEPAKGAPQPLQPNQAKEDLASFTSAPSNCGLQQGGLDYLDPTCVMHSFQ; from the exons GACAATCACCTCCTGGAAAACCTGAGATCCTTAAATGTCGTTCTCCTGAAAAGGAGACATTCACCTGCTGGTGGAAGCCTGGGGAAGATGGAGGTCTCCCTACCAATTACACACTGACTTACCACAAGGAAGG AGAGACACTCACACATGAATGTCCAGACTACATAACCAGTGGCCCCAATTCCTGTTACTTCAACAAGAAGCACACCTCCATCTGGACAATGTACATCATCACAATAAATGCCACAAACCAGATGGGAAGCACTTCCTCGGATCCACGTTATGTGGACGTGACTTACATAG TTGAACCAGACCCTCCTGTGAACCTGACTTTGGAATTAAAACAGCCAGAAGACAAAAAACCGTATCTGTGGATGAAATGGTTCCCACCCACCCTGGTTGATGTAAGATCTGGTTGGCTCACACTCCAGTACGAAATTCGATTAAAACCCGAGAAAGCCACTGAGTGGGAG ACTCATTTTGCTGGGCAGCAGACTCAGTTTAAGATTCTCAGCTTATATCCAGGACAGAAATACCTTGTCCAGGTTCGCTGCAAGCCAGACCATGGATTCTGGAGTGAGTGGAGCCCAGAGAGCTCCATTCAGATACCTAATG ATGTCACCATGAAAGATACCATTGTGTGGATCTTTGTGGCTGTTCTTTCTGCTGTCATCTGTCTGATTATGGTCGTGGCAGTGGCTTTGAAAGGCCATAG CATGGTGACCTGCATCCTTCCACCAGTTCCTGGgccaaaaataaaaggatttgatACTCATCTGCTGGAG AAGGGCAAGTCTGAAGAACTGCTGAGTGCCCTGGGGTGCCAAGACTTCCCTCCCACTTCTGACTGTGAGGACTTACTGGTGGAGTTTTTAGAAGTGGATGACAGTGAGGACCAGCAGCTGATGCCAGCCCTTTCAAAAGAACACCCGGGTCAAGATAGGAAGCCCACACCCCTGGACCCAGACAGTGACTCTGGCCGGGGCAGTTGCGACAGCCCTTCCCTTTTGTCTAAAAAGTGTGAGGAAGCCCGGGCAAATCCCTCCACATTTAACACTCCTGAGGGCATTGAGAAGCCAGAGAATCCCCAGACAAATGCTACCCGCACCTGGGACCCCCAGAGCACAAGCTTGGAAGGCAAAATCCCTTCTTTCCCTGCCAATGGATCCAAATCTTCAACATGGCCTTTACCACAGCCCCCCAGCCATCCCAGCCCCAGATCTTCTTACCACAACATTGCTGATGTGTGCAAGCTGGCCATGGGCCCAGCAGGTGCATCGGCCACTTTGTTGGACAAAACAGACACTCATGCTTTAAGATCTTCAAAAAATGTTGAGACTGGAGGGGAGAAAGTGGCAGTTGAGCAGAGGGCAGTGGAAAGCTTCCATTCCAAGACTGACCAAGGCACAGCATGGCTGTTGACCCTGGAGAAaacctcttttatctctgtgaaaCCCTTGGATTATGTGGAGATTCACAAAGTTAACAGAGATGGAGCACTATCATTGCtcccaaaacagaaagagaacgGCAACCAGACAGACAAGCCCAGCACTCCTGAAACCAGTAAGGAGTATGCCAAGGTGTCCAGGGTGATGGATAACAACATCCTGGTGTTAGTGCAGGATCCGCAAGCTCAAAACCTGGCTTCATTTGAAGAACCAGCCAAGGGGGCTCCACAGCCCCTTCAACCGAATCAAGCTAAAGAAGACCTGGCCTCCTTCACGTCGGCACCAAGCAACTGTGGACTCCAGCAGGGTGGGTTGGATTACCTGGATCCCACATGTGTTATGCACTCCTTTCAGTGA